Below is a genomic region from Trichoderma asperellum chromosome 2, complete sequence.
AGGTCGAGAAGCTGCGCAATGTGACGCAGAAGCACATTGAGCTGCTCGGCCAGCGGGCCGCTGCGTTCGACTCCCACGGCGCAAAGATCGACTCCCACGACGATCCGTACGTCGTTCGCCGCGGCGTGACGCACCGCCTGAACAATCAGGTCATTGCCGAGAACAACCACCACAACGACCTCGTCTCTGTGCAGAACAACTTCCGCACGTTCGAGTCGCACGTCCTCGAGGTCGTCCAGCAGGCCATGGAGGCGTTCACGCAGCTCGCCGGCGGTCAGGGAGAGAAGATCCGCGCGCTGCACAATGACATGCTCGGCACGGTCCAGTGCATCCCGCGCGAGTTTGAGTGGGCAAACTTCTCGCAGCGCTTCGCGGACAGACTCGTCGACGCTAACGACCCCCCGCGCTCTGTTGAGGCCATTCAGTTCCCTAACATGGAGCACGCCTCGACAAAGACGCTGATTGAGGGGTCACTGGAGCGTAAGTCGCGCAATAAGCTGTCGTTTGGCTACTCGACCGGCTACTATGTGGTTACGCCTTCCAAGTTCTTGCACGAATTCAAGGACTCGGACGATACTCGCACCGATCCCAAGCCCGAACTGTCTCTTTACCTCCCCGATGCTGTTATTGGAAGTCCTACCGGCGACAAATTCACcatcaagggcaaggataAGAGTGGCACGCTGAGCAGCAAGCTCACTGGCAGCTCCGAGCTGAACTTCAAGGCTCACACCCCTGCCGATGCCCAGAGATGGTTCCAGGTCATCCACGGCCTCATCGGGTCTACTACCGTAGCGGCTGGCTCGGCTCCTACATCCCCTGTGACGGCGACCTCGCCTACCATGACCGCTCCGGCAGGCGCAGCGGCCGGAGGAGCCGCGGTTGCTGCCGTCGCTGGAGCCAAGTCGGAGGTTACTGAACCAAAGTCGCCTGTTGCAACGACTTCGTCGGCCGAGAAGCACCAAGCGCAGGAAGTTGGCATTACGGGCGTGACGTCGGAAGAGAAATCTGCGGCTGCTTAGTATGTGGACGGAGGTTGGGAGTGGTCAAAGATTTCAGAGGCAGACTGAGTGAAGGAGCGAggagttttcttttccatttttATATGATATCCTGTGAAGAGTGAATGGGGCAGTTTGTGATGTGTATATCTACTATTAATGAGCGAGAGGGGGGCTAAGTTAGGTGTTATGAGTTCTGATGGGATGTTGAATTGATATAtgagttaaaaaaatatttcttatGTAACTGGAGTGGTATCGTGAAATCTTAAAAGATATCTCTATGGCCTATTCCATAATACctctacctacctaggtatgaAATATTACTCTTTACCAGTCTAACGTCGCTTTTTATCCCCATACATTGCaaatttagaaaaaaaaaaaaaaaaaaaaaaaaaaggaaatacaTATCAATCGCTCTCCCGTATGCTAGTTGTGTATGCCTTAAGACTTCAAAGCCTTTGTGTGTACATCATAACTCGTCCATTTtccgcttcttctccgcccTCAAAACGGCCTTGTGCGTCTTAGTATGATATTTCACATCATCCGGATAGAGAGGATTCCAGACGGTATTGCAGATTTTGCATTCCGAGAAGGCGGCCTGGGCGGAGATGTTGAGCGTGGTCTGAATAGAGGGCGGGGACGGTTTCTTTTTCGGCTTGGTGGTGGGTTTCTctgttggtgatggcgatgaggaggaggatgagctgATGGTATCTTTGTTTGATGATGTCGCTTCCGGTGTGACGGCGGGGGCATTGGAGATTGTGCTTTTGAGAGGAGGGCGGCCGCGGCGTTTGGGAGGGGCGTGATTGTCTGTCTCttgtgatgaagatgatgatgatgattgatCGGATGGTTCGTGTATGGTGGTGGCTTTAATTTTGAGGAGTCGAGGTTTTCGTTTTGCGGGCTGTTTTGGTTTCAGAGATGACTGCGGAGAAGGAGCGGGTTCTTCCTCGGGGGGTGAATCTTGCGGCTGTTGCGATGGCGC
It encodes:
- a CDS encoding uncharacterized protein (EggNog:ENOG41), with the translated sequence MVNSSPEFSITKPGLHHLRKRDKPLRTYGRQTSTPEAQSEPLSKKARLSAPREEQQQRRDKSTPPDGVTKSNDNTTAAGASEAAHEQDTSAQNNKTDKTGESLKRGSILSYFKPALQIPKAAAPSQQPQDSPPEEEPAPSPQSSLKPKQPAKRKPRLLKIKATTIHEPSDQSSSSSSSQETDNHAPPKRRGRPPLKSTISNAPAVTPEATSSNKDTISSSSSSSPSPTEKPTTKPKKKPSPPSIQTTLNISAQAAFSECKICNTVWNPLYPDDVKYHTKTHKAVLRAEKKRKMDEL
- a CDS encoding uncharacterized protein (EggNog:ENOG41), which codes for MAAAASPTTTALPSRATTGLSDGAIPEADPNTTSGLLAERLQAWKHMVGYLEEYVEAVEKIHGRQAKEYEKVLKTISNPLREGHHFDQSLGGVAGFFENMRTNTQAMINSNLETEKSIKGSVLPILDRLHKEIKHKAKELASGAQAGAKEVEKLRNVTQKHIELLGQRAAAFDSHGAKIDSHDDPYVVRRGVTHRLNNQVIAENNHHNDLVSVQNNFRTFESHVLEVVQQAMEAFTQLAGGQGEKIRALHNDMLGTVQCIPREFEWANFSQRFADRLVDANDPPRSVEAIQFPNMEHASTKTLIEGSLERKSRNKLSFGYSTGYYVVTPSKFLHEFKDSDDTRTDPKPELSLYLPDAVIGSPTGDKFTIKGKDKSGTLSSKLTGSSELNFKAHTPADAQRWFQVIHGLIGSTTVAAGSAPTSPVTATSPTMTAPAGAAAGGAAVAAVAGAKSEVTEPKSPVATTSSAEKHQAQEVGITGVTSEEKSAAA